A region of Bombilactobacillus folatiphilus DNA encodes the following proteins:
- a CDS encoding BspA family leucine-rich repeat surface protein produces MFKKVVKVVLLLIFVGSVFLFKRFILSQAANVQPTVMINTKNKDVVNFLQKLQQLSENTIQDQEATDQPDQHQLISTKVSADIPATGVSGTDGTCAWTLDAAGNLTINSGTLNQSNDRGIGWDSDHSGFYAYRTNIKQIDFAGPVTAPVNSQYLFQEMSNLVSFTNLSNFITNQTVDTSYMFYDCRGLIKLDVSNFDTSNVTNMSGMFSSCNNVTHLDVSNFDTSNVTNMSGMFSSCNNVTHLDVSGFDTSKVTNMSNMFSNCRNTDLDVSNFDTSNVTSMSGMFSSCNNVTHLDVSGFDTSNVTSMSGMFSSCNNVTHLDVSNFDTSNVTNMSGMFSSCNNVTHLDVSGFDTSKVTNMSNMFDGCRNTDLDVNGFDTSNVTNMSGMFSSCNNVTHLDVSGFDTSKVTNMSYMFSICSHLTSLDLSNFDTSKVTNMSYMFQDCSKLPKLDVGNFDTGKVNYMSGMFSMCYGLTKLDLNNFDTSKVTNMSSMFTACSGLTKLDLSNFDTSKVTNMSDMFDSCTRLTKLDLNNFDTSKVTNMSDMFDFCPSLWGIQFGSQFIIPSNVSPSLAMPTIGNTFIDNDKTYLVTAAAWQDVGNGSDHKPTGPVYDNNQSLVSSLSSPHAPFTYVWQNELQDVKPTLSNVSVTDASTNQTGTTTSALTYCYDSAVAELPSLTVRLGITDTDSTKFDVYYGIDPVTAITDAKDIVNNANFHKLPASDLNPGSYSITDQTDLCQVAQPKSGGHRLVFYAVTKDAQGEAVSPGKISQPMTITTKENLYARLHYKNSNGVVIKSAQPVIFGTAGDVIKTDGSDDLIPPFISHRNTRYQLSTANSFPKIDATTSAGISKNNPKDLDVLYDVEGAVTVNAPSLDFGKGVPLVKKQYHLQKDSAEKLIVTDTTGAPCWQLSLAITPFSSDKQNQSIDGIMNYQPVGLIGASPILISQFNETDANNVQTGSECITNISNGWWQDSQQTSGPMLDISNQSAEIIPGNYQATATWSVVDSLN; encoded by the coding sequence ATGTTTAAAAAAGTTGTGAAAGTCGTTTTACTTTTAATTTTTGTCGGTAGCGTTTTCTTATTTAAAAGATTCATTTTATCCCAAGCTGCTAATGTTCAACCAACTGTCATGATTAATACCAAAAATAAAGATGTGGTTAATTTTTTACAAAAATTACAACAATTATCTGAGAATACAATCCAAGATCAGGAAGCAACAGATCAGCCTGACCAGCACCAATTGATTAGTACGAAAGTGTCTGCCGACATTCCAGCTACGGGTGTGAGCGGAACTGATGGAACTTGTGCATGGACTTTAGATGCAGCTGGTAATTTAACGATTAATAGCGGCACTTTAAATCAGAGTAATGATAGAGGTATTGGTTGGGACAGTGATCATTCTGGCTTTTATGCTTATAGAACGAATATTAAACAAATTGATTTTGCGGGTCCAGTCACTGCACCAGTTAATAGTCAATATTTGTTTCAGGAAATGTCAAACCTTGTATCATTTACCAATCTGTCTAATTTCATAACAAATCAGACTGTTGATACGTCTTATATGTTTTATGACTGTCGGGGGCTAATCAAATTGGATGTAAGTAATTTTGATACTAGTAATGTAACTAATATGTCTGGTATGTTTAGTAGTTGCAACAACGTAACTCATTTGGATGTAAGTAATTTTGATACTAGTAATGTAACTAATATGTCTGGTATGTTTAGTAGTTGCAACAACGTAACTCATTTGGATGTAAGTGGTTTTGATACCAGTAAAGTTACGAATATGTCTAATATGTTTAGTAATTGCCGCAATACTGATCTGGATGTAAGTAATTTTGATACTAGTAATGTAACTAGTATGTCTGGTATGTTTAGTAGTTGCAACAACGTAACTCATTTGGATGTAAGTGGTTTTGATACTAGTAATGTAACTAGTATGTCTGGTATGTTTAGTAGTTGCAACAACGTAACTCATTTGGATGTAAGTAATTTTGATACTAGTAATGTAACTAATATGTCTGGTATGTTTAGTAGTTGCAACAACGTAACTCATTTGGATGTAAGTGGTTTTGATACCAGTAAAGTTACGAATATGTCTAATATGTTTGATGGTTGCCGCAATACTGATCTGGATGTAAATGGTTTTGATACTAGTAATGTAACTAATATGTCTGGTATGTTTAGTAGTTGCAACAACGTAACTCATTTGGATGTAAGTGGTTTTGATACCAGTAAAGTGACTAATATGTCTTATATGTTTAGTATTTGTAGTCACTTAACTAGTTTAGATTTGAGTAATTTTGATACTAGTAAAGTGACTAATATGTCTTATATGTTTCAGGATTGTAGCAAATTGCCCAAGTTAGACGTCGGCAATTTTGATACTGGTAAAGTGAACTATATGTCTGGTATGTTTTCTATGTGTTATGGTTTAACTAAATTGGATTTGAATAATTTTGATACTAGTAAAGTGACTAATATGTCTAGTATGTTTACAGCTTGCAGTGGTTTAACTAAATTGGATTTGAGTAATTTTGATACCAGTAAAGTTACGAATATGTCTGATATGTTTGATAGTTGCACTAGATTAACTAAATTGGATTTGAATAATTTCGATACTAGTAAAGTGACTAATATGTCTGATATGTTTGATTTTTGTCCTAGTCTTTGGGGGATTCAATTTGGTTCGCAATTTATAATTCCATCCAATGTATCACCTTCTTTAGCTATGCCTACAATAGGTAATACTTTTATTGATAATGACAAAACCTATCTTGTCACTGCTGCTGCATGGCAAGATGTCGGCAATGGCAGTGACCATAAGCCTACGGGTCCTGTCTATGATAATAATCAATCACTTGTATCATCTTTAAGTTCGCCACACGCACCGTTTACTTATGTTTGGCAAAATGAGTTGCAGGATGTGAAGCCAACATTATCCAATGTATCGGTTACAGATGCAAGTACGAATCAAACTGGGACAACAACTTCCGCATTAACTTATTGTTATGATTCAGCGGTTGCTGAGTTGCCTAGTTTAACTGTGAGACTCGGGATTACCGATACCGATAGCACCAAATTTGATGTTTACTATGGTATTGATCCTGTAACCGCTATTACGGATGCTAAAGATATCGTGAATAATGCCAATTTTCATAAGCTTCCTGCGTCTGATTTGAACCCTGGTAGTTATTCGATCACCGATCAAACTGATTTATGCCAAGTAGCTCAACCTAAGTCTGGTGGCCATCGGTTAGTCTTTTATGCTGTGACCAAAGATGCCCAAGGCGAAGCTGTTAGCCCGGGGAAGATTTCACAGCCGATGACGATTACGACCAAAGAGAATCTTTACGCTAGATTGCATTATAAGAATTCAAACGGTGTTGTCATTAAAAGTGCTCAACCTGTTATTTTCGGAACTGCGGGTGATGTTATCAAAACTGACGGTTCTGACGATTTAATCCCTCCTTTTATTAGTCATAGGAACACTCGTTATCAACTCAGCACTGCTAATTCATTCCCTAAAATTGATGCTACGACCTCAGCTGGCATTTCTAAAAATAATCCTAAAGATTTAGATGTCCTTTATGACGTTGAGGGTGCGGTCACAGTTAATGCGCCGAGTCTTGATTTTGGTAAGGGGGTGCCTTTGGTTAAAAAGCAATATCACTTGCAGAAAGATTCCGCCGAAAAGTTAATTGTGACAGATACCACGGGAGCTCCTTGTTGGCAGCTATCGTTAGCGATCACACCTTTTTCAAGTGATAAGCAAAATCAAAGTATTGATGGAATTATGAATTATCAGCCTGTGGGCTTAATTGGCGCCAGTCCGATTCTGATTAGTCAATTTAATGAAACGGATGCTAATAATGTACAGACGGGTTCTGAATGTATTACCAATATTTCGAATGGTTGGTGGCAAGATAGTCAGCAAACGAGTGGTCCGATGCTAGATATTTCGAATCAATCTGCCGAGATTATACCTGGTAACTATCAAGCTACGGCGACTTGGTCGGTGGTCGATTCATTAAATTGA
- a CDS encoding TetR/AcrR family transcriptional regulator, translating to MAKLDPRVRKTKSRIQHELVLMLSYQDINDISITKLCNQAQINRSTFYKHYDSTLEVLEEIESEVIQKFEEYLRQQRRKIDVSNREQMWTMYLQLLQFYQSNPDMIQALFVYPINKTFKADLLNFSIQYNTYTDSYYQQAYTIAGGLEMIELWVKRDFDLSPEHLCRLMMEMGPFHDDSSK from the coding sequence ATGGCCAAGTTAGATCCCCGAGTCCGGAAAACGAAATCAAGAATTCAACACGAGTTAGTATTGATGCTCAGTTATCAAGATATTAATGATATTTCTATTACTAAATTGTGTAATCAAGCGCAAATTAACCGTTCGACTTTTTACAAGCATTACGATTCAACCCTTGAAGTCTTGGAAGAAATTGAATCTGAAGTGATTCAAAAATTTGAAGAATATTTACGTCAACAACGTCGGAAGATTGATGTGTCCAATCGTGAACAAATGTGGACGATGTATTTACAGCTGTTGCAGTTTTATCAATCCAATCCAGACATGATTCAAGCTTTGTTTGTGTATCCGATCAATAAAACTTTCAAAGCAGATTTGCTCAATTTTTCGATTCAATACAATACTTATACGGATAGTTATTATCAACAAGCTTATACAATTGCGGGTGGCTTAGAGATGATTGAATTGTGGGTCAAGCGTGACTTTGATTTGTCACCGGAGCATCTTTGTCGGTTAATGATGGAGATGGGACCATTTCATGATGATTCTTCCAAGTAA
- a CDS encoding 2-keto-4-pentenoate hydratase, which yields MTDFNDLTDDQMSLAENLYQAYENHQPLDQAKYAKVLDDEDTAYQVQQYLMQLKNEPIGGYKVSLTSEETQKMFDSQNPLYGVQVVSHFVPSPSHFRTSQLMDPLAEVELMFTATQDLQPNDSLEDLMRKTTIAPDIEVPDSRFSDWFPDLSKYLVVADAAVGGYVVYGRQVPTTQAFASVDAVTQVTCELLHDGQTLKTGAATEVLSNPLLSLQWLVQKLAAQGVQFLAGQRVSSGTFLLPERVTTGQWQAEFNHDLGDVELTVQ from the coding sequence ATGACCGATTTTAACGATTTAACAGACGACCAAATGAGTTTAGCAGAGAATTTATATCAAGCTTATGAAAATCATCAGCCGTTAGACCAAGCTAAATATGCAAAAGTTTTGGATGATGAGGATACGGCTTACCAGGTTCAACAATATTTAATGCAACTAAAAAATGAACCGATTGGTGGCTACAAGGTGTCTTTGACGAGTGAGGAAACTCAAAAAATGTTTGATTCTCAAAATCCGCTATATGGTGTGCAAGTAGTTAGTCATTTCGTACCATCACCTTCGCATTTTCGAACTTCACAACTGATGGATCCACTAGCCGAGGTGGAATTGATGTTTACAGCCACGCAAGATTTACAACCAAATGATAGCTTAGAAGATTTAATGCGAAAAACGACGATAGCCCCCGACATTGAGGTTCCTGATTCCCGTTTTTCGGATTGGTTTCCCGATTTGTCTAAGTACTTAGTGGTTGCTGACGCAGCTGTGGGCGGGTACGTTGTTTATGGCCGACAAGTTCCCACCACTCAAGCTTTTGCCTCAGTTGATGCCGTTACGCAAGTAACTTGTGAATTATTGCATGACGGTCAAACACTCAAGACAGGTGCTGCAACAGAAGTTTTGAGTAACCCATTGTTGTCTTTACAATGGTTGGTACAGAAACTGGCGGCTCAAGGTGTTCAATTTTTAGCAGGACAGCGTGTTTCCAGCGGAACTTTTTTGTTGCCGGAACGTGTCACTACAGGTCAATGGCAGGCCGAATTTAATCATGATTTAGGTGATGTAGAGTTGACAGTGCAGTAA
- a CDS encoding DUF5067 domain-containing protein, with translation MNKGHKLTIITLLSAILLSGCDSKFEIGGMKFDIGGNISTDQNHPSATTFQNGIFENRQTKIKILKTQVGHSNKTQSDGLIVTFWIQNKSKHRIKPSALLNYLNFHQSNSSSNYDLRPVFNVAAALFPTINSDGSSTADASTNIGKATDYNQKYVKPLNAQLLPGKSIKVVRGYELNNKKHPVFATAKKDMHNVDSKSVGTSYKINLQDYKN, from the coding sequence ATGAATAAGGGTCACAAATTAACCATCATTACTTTATTATCAGCCATATTATTATCAGGATGTGATTCAAAGTTTGAGATTGGTGGTATGAAATTTGACATTGGCGGCAATATATCTACTGATCAAAACCATCCGTCCGCAACCACTTTTCAGAATGGAATTTTTGAAAATAGGCAAACTAAAATCAAAATTTTAAAAACCCAAGTTGGCCATTCAAACAAAACTCAAAGCGACGGTTTAATCGTTACTTTCTGGATCCAAAACAAATCGAAGCATCGAATTAAACCGTCAGCTTTATTAAACTATCTGAACTTCCACCAAAGCAATAGCAGTTCAAATTATGACTTAAGGCCAGTTTTTAATGTTGCCGCGGCACTCTTTCCCACTATTAATTCAGATGGATCTTCAACAGCAGATGCCAGTACAAATATTGGTAAAGCTACTGACTATAACCAAAAATACGTTAAACCTTTAAACGCTCAATTATTACCTGGTAAAAGCATCAAAGTAGTCCGGGGCTATGAATTAAATAATAAGAAGCATCCGGTTTTTGCTACTGCCAAAAAAGATATGCATAACGTGGATAGTAAGTCTGTAGGAACCTCTTATAAAATCAACTTGCAGGATTATAAAAATTAA
- a CDS encoding MFS transporter — MKKFYLQSWALILLSFVLGFSEFIIIGILDDLAHQFNVTVATAGSLVTIFALVYAFSTPVITSLLKNNLYHALLVLIGIFILGNLVTVIAPNYSWLVISRIIVALVSGSLVSLAMTFAAKIAPMEKKAWLVSWIFSGFSIASVFGVPLGTWISTTWGWRITFVTIVLFSIIALILIMKVLPHQLNQTQADSVWKQFIIFKDPRIFLSVGIIMFSLAGVYVFYTYLRPILSQTLGFNHQTITFLLVAYGLMSLLSNQFSGKIANKHGLKIMPWYYAIEFFVLLFMPKLLTNQLLGVIDILCVGFLMYLINSPIQLHIMGIAEKEYPQSLVLSSSINSIFSNLGISLGSAVGGIVTLQFKVQDIGAGGVVFTVVTFVLVLALNHVNRKQSSKVQ; from the coding sequence ATGAAAAAATTCTACTTACAAAGCTGGGCTTTGATTTTATTATCATTTGTTTTAGGGTTCAGTGAATTCATCATTATTGGCATTTTGGATGATTTAGCACATCAATTCAATGTTACCGTGGCAACTGCAGGGTCGTTAGTAACAATCTTTGCGTTGGTTTATGCTTTTAGTACGCCCGTTATAACTTCATTATTAAAGAACAATCTCTACCACGCATTACTAGTTTTAATTGGCATCTTTATCTTAGGCAACTTAGTAACCGTTATCGCACCTAATTATAGTTGGTTAGTTATTTCTCGTATCATTGTAGCACTAGTTTCTGGTTCTTTAGTTTCTTTAGCCATGACTTTCGCAGCCAAAATTGCCCCGATGGAGAAAAAAGCTTGGCTCGTGAGCTGGATTTTTTCTGGATTCAGTATTGCATCAGTCTTCGGTGTACCACTAGGTACCTGGATTAGTACAACTTGGGGATGGCGCATAACTTTTGTGACGATTGTTTTATTTAGCATTATCGCCCTAATTTTAATTATGAAAGTATTACCTCATCAATTAAATCAAACACAAGCAGATTCCGTTTGGAAACAATTTATAATTTTCAAAGATCCTCGAATTTTTTTAAGTGTTGGAATTATTATGTTTAGCTTAGCAGGGGTATATGTTTTTTATACTTATTTACGGCCAATCTTGTCCCAAACTCTAGGCTTTAATCATCAAACGATCACCTTCTTATTAGTTGCCTATGGTTTGATGTCATTATTAAGTAATCAATTCAGTGGCAAAATTGCAAATAAACACGGTTTAAAAATAATGCCGTGGTATTACGCTATCGAATTTTTCGTTTTACTATTCATGCCGAAGTTATTAACTAATCAATTGCTGGGGGTCATTGATATTTTATGTGTTGGCTTTTTGATGTACTTAATTAATTCGCCTATTCAATTACACATAATGGGCATTGCAGAAAAAGAATATCCCCAAAGCCTCGTTTTATCATCATCAATTAATTCGATTTTTTCAAATTTAGGTATTTCGTTGGGTTCAGCCGTAGGGGGCATTGTCACACTACAATTCAAAGTCCAAGATATTGGGGCAGGCGGAGTGGTTTTTACAGTCGTAACCTTCGTCTTAGTCTTAGCGTTAAATCACGTGAACAGGAAACAATCCTCAAAAGTTCAATAA